The genomic interval agttttgtttGTCTATGTTTTGATTATGTTgtgattttgtatgattcccaattagaggcagctggtaatcgttgtctctaattggggatcatatttaagtagcatttttttccatctgtgttttgtgggatattgtttatgggTAGTTATATGTCAGCACTCTATTGTCATCACGTTTCATTCTTGCTTTATTGTTTTGTGCATTTCACTAAAttaagatgtggaacccagatcacgctgcacgTTGCTCCGAGTATGCTTCAAACGATCGTGACAATGTTAGATATATAATTCCCCTTTAGAGATCATATAACTGCTAATGCTTTTACTATTGGTTTTGAAACAATATTTAATTATGAATGAATATACTTGCATGGGAATAAATCTCGTATCTTGCACTTTTCATGATCACATTGTTTTTGGATTATGGATTATGAGAGGCTGAGTCATTGTGAATGAATTGTACATAATCCCCTATGCATAATCTGTTTTTGGGGCAGGCATTATATTCCAGAACACATGCTTCAGATCAGGCACACCTTCTCTCCTTTGGCTATGGCCCAGACAATGTCACATATCTGGGTCAAAGTTAATTTGTACTTTTCCTGTGGTGTGTCAAAGTGCAACATATGTGTTTGTTTTAGTAGTCTCCGAAAAACTGTGTTGAGCAGTAGTGAAGAAACAGCCACTGACAGGATTGCATTTTTCTTTGCCTTGGAGATATTCATCCCTATTTCTCATACTTAAAGGGACTTTTTGGGGCCACTTTCAACAAGGTGCTCATATCTTCCTACCCAAGGTAAGATGTGGCCTTTTATTTtggtatagtatgtgtgtgtgttacattctGTTCTTTGAAAAAAAATATCCATAATACTGTACCAAATAACTTCAAATAAATGTGGTCCAACCCCTGCTTTTTGCAGAGCCGCCCCTACTTTGGGTTCAGGGAAAGTTACGTTACACAAGTGGATGCAAAATGTTATGACTTTCTGCAAATGAGTAACAAAGGTATACTGCTACCTATACATAACATCCTCAAGCCTAAAGAGCTTCACATTTATGAGCACATTGTTCTCCCCTCCTTCAAACAACTAAATTCTGATTACACTGAATGAGATATCTATGTGCAGTGTATATCATCACATAAAAGTCCATTATCTTGTAAAAACTTGTTTGGCCATGTCCATTGTGGCTCACACAAAGGTTGGTGTCAGGTGAAGGAAGGGATCCAACTTCAGTTCAAGTGTACACCGTGACTACAACAGTGGCAGTCCGTgcagtttaagatgagggaggacaatatatatttttcatgagcatggccttatttctattacagcgtattggatgactgtcattcatattccattcacccagttcaatttAACTACAATAGATtaaggctactacatgatactcaaattttctcTATGCCTATCATgaagttgctacaacctagcctatgaatgaaagtttacaacgtaggtgcaaaCAGGTTGAGAGAAAATGTTGAGGCGACAGAAGGTTGAGAGAAAATGTTGAGGCGACAGAAGGTTGAGAGAAAAATGTTGGGgcaacagacagtgacacatggacaaaCAGTGACAcgttcaatactgccttgcacactcttgcctgcatctagctgatgtagggtgtaatcattagtcaaaCAGTTGCAAACCAGAGTTTGTATAGGACAAATGTAGGTATGTATATtcccgttttgttccgtttgcttctgtttaagaaaagtttttcaacagaatcgacggaatgaatacacccctgatcacgtgtaaagacagttcactttcatagcagccatgttgtattccttctcgcatctatgcgctctcctcctctcaccttttccctttgcttgtggattTCAATCCACAACACATCAGTTGTGCGTGACCAGacaaaaaacctttccaagccaaaccatatcttAACCTCTACACACatcctacatcgttgtcaccatattagctaaagtaacgtcatagtcaacatagctaatacaactaatgcgttagtaaacccgctacgatcatgcagtaacgttagtgtAGTCAGTAAGTAGTTTAGCACTTAAACCGGAGggcccggtggcaataaattagtcaaaccaaaagcttaccttgacttggaggagttccagtgttgtgttggatagtcattgccagctagctaacatagcatccctctgtttgagcagggtgcttgagtaggctaaactcactagctgcatttgctagctaagtaagtgaaacttaaagtaaaaaaataaaataataatctctctctccttcttgtctttcattttggaagaaattcatttgttaaaaactgttcaactattgtctttctctctttgagtcaactactgtagcttatgctttcagtacttgATTTGTTCTCTGGTCCTTTgactgggtggacaacatgtcagttcatgctgcaagagctctgataggttggaggaagtCCTCCGTAAGATgttataattactgtgtaagtctatggaagggggagAACCATTAGCTTCCTAGGTTTTGTAATGAAGTAAATGCACCCAGCGGAGGACTGAAGCTagatgtcctccggctacaccatggtgccacCCTAAAGAGTGCCGTTGAGGCTATTGTAGACCTTCAATGCAAAAAAACTgtgtttaataaattatttggtgacgtaaatacatttagtatagttttatctaaaaaggataacctTTTAAATGTTTaaccattttttaaatgaaattcaCTGGAGGATGgtactccccttcctcctctgaagagCCTCCATGGGACAACAACTACTGCTATTTGAATGCTAGTCTCGCTTTTTATAATCTAAGGCCGGCCAAAGTTGAATTACTGTTTAACGGATGCCCCGCCTTACTTTTCTCCACACCCCACAAATATATGGGCAATGTATGATTTGCTTGTAATGCACTGTCCGCTCTCCTTTGAGGCTTTCCCAAATTGAAGCTCAAGAGACCAAACAGCCTCAGATCACGTGCTCAGATCATGTTCGAGCTTCGAGACAGTGAAACACACAGGCTTGCATCTGCAGATCACTTGCCGATGTTTAATTTTTATCTCATACTGTCATGGCTGAAGCCAGCGCCAAATGCCTACTATAATGGGACGTCCCTCATTATAAACAAACAGTCAGTTAAATGCATGGTTAATGCATCAATTTCAGATATATTAGAAGTGATTAATAGACGAAACAACAACGTCATTGAACTATTTATGTGTCCAGGTTAAACGTGGGACGTCCCTCATTATAAACAAACAGTCAGTTAAATGCATCAATTTCAGATATATTCAGATATATTCATCAGCAAAGACGCAGTGCAAGCTGATAGTATTTTGGACAACCAAATTGAAGTCAAAATGATTGATGAAATCGAAGTGTGTTAGCTGTATGGTGTTTTGCGATTCATAATTTACATTTTACCGTTACTAGGTCAACTGATAACACCAAGACAGAATGCGTTTGAAGTGCGCACACGCTTCGCGCAGATCCATGATATGATATGAGGTCTCCAAGGTGGGGCAGCCAGACGAGACAATCGAAGGAGGATGCGTTGAGCAAAGTTACTGGGCTCGAATTTAGTCTTTAGCTCTATAGATTGATGCCTCTAATTGTGCATGTTATaaacaacatttattttatttttaacctttatttaactaggcaagtcagttaagaacaaattcttattttcaatgacggcctaggaacagtgggttagctgcctgttcaggggcagaacaacagctcggggatttgaacttccggtcactagtccaacgctctaaccactaggctacccctgccGCCCCATTTTGATGATGATAGGCTATACTCTACGGCTGGatatgtgtattttttttaacattaatTTGGCAGACCTAACTTGATTGACCCTCTTTCTTCAAGACCTAGTCTATGACAGGCCTAATCATATTTGTATGGATATTTTGTTTATTTCGCCTATAGGCTATAGAGATGCATTCAAGTAATTAACTTATTATTATACATTAACATTTATTTATTACACATGTATTGTCAATCATTCTGTAATTAGATTTTTTAAAGTAGTTTACTCTATTGCCCTATGCATCACATTCAATTAGGAGATTGGATTGCACTTTTTTAATAGGAATAAAtaggaataaaataaataaataggaatAAAGAAACTGTTATACTTCCCATTGTGTTTCATTTCTCATGGTTATAACAACATTGTAACATCTGCACTCTTTTTAAGAAAAATAGGTTGTAGGTTTTCCCATGGAATAATATAACTTTTGAAGCTCACATTAGGCCTAGAGCCTGCACAAGTGCCTAGGACAATGTGGTAAAGTTATTCCTTATCCACTTAATGGTTTTTTTCTCACTTGCCTCACTTTTCTGGGGGGTTAAATCCATTAAACAGTGAATCAATTGTGTTTGGCCTAACCACTATTTATTCTCAATAATGGCCTCACCAACATATCTGCCTAGCTTGCTTCATATCCTCTTCTGCCGGGCAATCTTAAAGTTGCAGCATCTCACTGATTTATCTTTTTATCAGTCTGTTACCGCCAATGTAGCTAAAATATAAAAGAACATATGCAACCAATGCATTGAATTCATGTTTGAGATAATAAACAACTAGTCACATtacttaatgtgtgtgtgtgtgtgtgtgtgtgtttgtgtgtggtggatGAAAACACTTTTAGACTGTTCAAACACAGAAAGCAACAATATTTGTTACATTCTTTGTCCTCTCCAGACAAACCATGCTAGTCACCGTGGCAGCCCCACTTTGCTTCCCTCCACATCCTGCTCTCTTCCTCCTGACCTGTCTCCTGTGGGTGTTCCCAGCTCAGAGCCATGCTGGCAACATCCTGGTGTACCCTGTGGACGGCAGCCATTGGCTCAACATGGACATCCTCCTGCGAGAGCTGCACCAGCGGGGGCACTCTTTAATGGTGGTCCGCTCGTCCACCAGCTGGTACGTCCCTGAACACGCTCCCCACTACTCCTCCGTCACAGTGCGGGTGCCCAGGGCCAGCAGACTGGAGGACCCACAGTACATGGCATACTTCCTGAAGAGGAGCCTGGAGATATGGACACGAGAGCGCTCCGTTTTGTCCTTCATTGAGCTACAGAAGGAGACTATTAATTTGCTGGAGGAGGCCCATCGCAGCAGTGCTGAAATGGCCCTCTTAGCCATGGAGGACAAACAATTAATGGAGAAGCTGAAGGCAGCCAACTTTGATTTAATGTTGACTGATCCTGGATTTGCAGGAGGAGTTGTATTAGGGACTTACTTGGGTCTTCCTATTGTGCTTAACGTTCGTTGGATCACTAATGCAGAGGGACACTTTGCAATTGCACCTTCGCCCCTTTCTTACATACCAACTATCGGGTCACTGGTCACAGATAAAATGAGTTTTGCCAACAAACTGAAAAACTTCTTGCATTATGGAATCGCTCTTTATATTGATTATGGCATAACAAGACCCTTATACCAGGGTGTGATCAACAAATTCATTGATCCAAACACCAACATCTATTCTCTCATTCAAGGGGCTGACCTATGGCTGATGAGAGTGGACTTTGTGTTCGAGTTCCCACGCCCCACCATGCCCAACGTGGTCTACATGGGGGGCTTCCAGTGTAAGCCTTCTAAGCCTTTGCCAGCAGAGTTAGAGGCATTTATGCAAAGCTCGGGGGAACATGGGGTTGTGGTCATGTCTTTGGGGAGTCTGCTGGGTAGCCTCCTACCGGAGATCTCAGAGGTCATTGCCACTGCCTTTGCCCTCCTGCCTCAGAAGGTGGTGTGGAGACACACGGGAGAGAAGCCCTCTACTCTAGGCAACAACACACTGTTGGTGAACTGGCTGCCTCAGAATGACCTACTGGGCCATCCCAAAACTAGAGCCTTTGTGACACATGGGGGCACCAATGGGATCTATGAGGCCATCTACCATGGGGTTCCCATGTTAGGCCTTCCTCTAATTTTTGACCAGTTTGACAACATGCTGCGTCTACAGGCCAGGGGTGTGGCTAAGGTTCTCGAGGTGACAACCCTAAAGGTGGAACCTATGACACAGGCACTGACAGACATCCTGGACAACAGGAAGCACTATAGAAACAATATGCGCAGGATGTCAAAGCTCCACCATGATACACCTCTCAAACCAATGGACAACGCCATTTTCTGGCTAGAATTTGCTGTGAGACACAAGGGTGCAGCACACTTGCGCACTGAGTCCTACAAGATGCCCTGGTATGCTTACCACAATGTGGATGTGCTGGTACTTCTCCTGACTGTTGTAGTC from Oncorhynchus tshawytscha isolate Ot180627B linkage group LG22, Otsh_v2.0, whole genome shotgun sequence carries:
- the LOC112222043 gene encoding UDP-glucuronosyltransferase 2C1-like, giving the protein MLVTVAAPLCFPPHPALFLLTCLLWVFPAQSHAGNILVYPVDGSHWLNMDILLRELHQRGHSLMVVRSSTSWYVPEHAPHYSSVTVRVPRASRLEDPQYMAYFLKRSLEIWTRERSVLSFIELQKETINLLEEAHRSSAEMALLAMEDKQLMEKLKAANFDLMLTDPGFAGGVVLGTYLGLPIVLNVRWITNAEGHFAIAPSPLSYIPTIGSLVTDKMSFANKLKNFLHYGIALYIDYGITRPLYQGVINKFIDPNTNIYSLIQGADLWLMRVDFVFEFPRPTMPNVVYMGGFQCKPSKPLPAELEAFMQSSGEHGVVVMSLGSLLGSLLPEISEVIATAFALLPQKVVWRHTGEKPSTLGNNTLLVNWLPQNDLLGHPKTRAFVTHGGTNGIYEAIYHGVPMLGLPLIFDQFDNMLRLQARGVAKVLEVTTLKVEPMTQALTDILDNRKHYRNNMRRMSKLHHDTPLKPMDNAIFWLEFAVRHKGAAHLRTESYKMPWYAYHNVDVLVLLLTVVVSVLLLTLMTCKVLRRALCRKKKEKVQ